Proteins encoded together in one Prunus dulcis chromosome 3, ALMONDv2, whole genome shotgun sequence window:
- the LOC117622913 gene encoding uncharacterized protein LOC117622913, which translates to MENKSEKNSKKEKAVWSLKKVISKELWPRKFSVFKWKRLDFQTTIVDDVVFKVLSAVEVVVLVSTLCFFYLCCGCHI; encoded by the coding sequence ATGGAAAATAAGTCGGAAAAGAATTCAAAGAAGGAGAAGGCCGTTTGGTCGTTAAAGAAGGTGATTAGCAAAGAGCTGTGGCCAAGGAAATTCTCAGTGTTCAAATGGAAGCGTCTGGATTTTCAGACGACCATTGTAGACGACGTCGTCTTCAAGGTTCTCTCTGCTGTGGAGGTTGTCGTTCTGGTCTCCACGCTCTGCTTCTTCTACCTTTGCTGTGGTTGCCACATCTGA